One part of the Huiozyma naganishii CBS 8797 chromosome 13, complete genome genome encodes these proteins:
- the MET8 gene encoding bifunctional precorrin-2 dehydrogenase/sirohydrochlorin ferrochelatase MET8 (similar to Saccharomyces cerevisiae MET8 (YBR213W); ancestral locus Anc_6.105): protein MDPQSVERPPSVLLAHRMQGHPVLVVGGGVVAQQRLEKLVPTGARVTLVADHFTAAVEQTALQCPQQVRLVRERYRESHLNLEPYWRLILVCLPSGAANHSDDAKGQSKSESDSEKVYRDAKRVFGAQQSVNVADVPALCDFYFGADTSGCPTGKGEGQLGSMQLLVSSNGVAPRYAALVRDELVRHLGELPLAQSLDRLDELRAAVREEAPGPEMVAVRMDWVCALTDRLGLRGAASMDVQEELKKFKDYCKERGEQVKSPSQDN, encoded by the coding sequence ATGGATCCACAGAGTGTTGAGAGACCGCCCAGCGTGCTGCTGGCGCACCGGATGCAGGGCCACCCAGTTCTCGTCGTTGGCGGCGGTGTCGTCGCGCAACAGCGACTCGAGAAGCTTGTTCCAACGGGGGCCCGCGTCACTCTGGTGGCGGACCATTTCACTGCCGCTGTGGAACAGACCGCCTTGCAGTGTCCTCAGCAAGTGAGGCTTGTGCGCGAGAGGTACCGCGAGTCACACTTGAATTTGGAGCCTTACTGGCGGCTGATCCTCGTGTGTCTCCCCAGTGGAGCCGCCAACCACTCGGACGATGCTAAGGGGCAGAGCAAGAGCGAGAGCGACAGTGAGAAGGTGTACAGGGATGCGAAGAGAGTGTTTGGAGCGCAACAGTCCGTGAACGTCGCTGACGTGCCCGCTCTGTGCGACTTCTATTTTGGAGCGGACACGAGTGGCTGCCCCACTGGCAAGGGGGAGGGTCAATTGGGATCCATGCAGTTGCTAGTGTCCTCCAACGGCGTCGCACCGAGGTACGCTGCCCTGGTCCGCGACGAGCTTGTGCGGCATTTGGGGGAGCTTCCTCTGGCACAGTCTTTGGATCGGCTCGACGAGTTGCGTGCCGCTGTGAGAGAGGAGGCCCCAGGGCCAGAGATGGTCGCGGTCCGTATGGATTGGGTTTGTGCTCTGACGGACCGGCTCGGGCTACGGGGGGCCGCGTCAATGGACGTCCAGGAGGAACTtaaaaagttcaaagacTACTGCAAGGAACGAGGCGAGCAAGTCAAATCACCAAGCCAAGACAATTAG
- the AME1 gene encoding Ame1p (similar to Saccharomyces cerevisiae AME1 (YBR211C); ancestral locus Anc_6.103): MDRHTKRLYRQRGSNLRRLVDMDSVVVIRTPRRQSPPAMQFDTPEQDEAALDLGGKLDLGEEGELSLVADAPPPVPTRRFEFAKVDARDMPVSRVSAVSISVVERLLEQFVQQHLVAKAKADFHTGGQPQAQAPGATRTRKMMYKLDYKTFQKIWFHGIERDINDLRDIGLANNELFYQWQTLQRRRRKLSAQLVALRGEVDAAEQSHEWFDRSEENSRLQRTLQLNESLHKLDAALTTTKPKATQHQTPPHEPGVKVQELCRLLDPYNGLLAKVQRANNNNHIDREP, from the coding sequence ATGGACAGACACACGAAGAGATTGTACAGACAGCGTGGGTCGAACCTGCGGCGGCTGGTCGATATGGACAGCGTCGTGGTGATCAGGACGCCGCGGAGGCAGTCGCCGCCTGCGATGCAGTTCGACACGCCGGAGCAAGACGAGGCGGCCCTGGATTTGGGCGGCAAGTTGGACCTAGGCGAGGAGGGGGAGCTGTCCCTCGTGGCAGATGCCCCTCCGCCGGTTCCGACGCGAAGATTCGAGTTTGCGAAGGTCGATGCTCGGGACATGCCCGTGTCAAGAGTCTCAGCGGTGTCCATCTCCGTCGTGGAGCGACTTCTCGAGCAGTTCGTGCAGCAGCATCTCGTCGCGAAAGCCAAAGCGGATTTCCACACGGGGGGGCAGCCACAGGCGCAGGCGCCAGGGGCTACTCGCACGAGGAAGATGATGTACAAACTGGACTACAAGACTTTCCAGAAGATCTGGTTCCACGGTATCGAGCGAGACATCAACGACCTCAGAGATATCGGGTTAGCCAACAATGAGCTGTTCTACCAGTGGCAAACTCTGCAAAGACGTCGAAGGAAACTCAGTGCTCAACTTGTAGCGCTCAGAGGAGAAGTGGACGCAGCGGAGCAGTCGCACGAATGGTTCGACCGCTCAGAGGAGAACTCCAGGCTGCAACGCACTTTGCAACTTAACGAATCTCTGCACAAACTGGATGCGGCACTCACTACTACAAAACCCAAGGCCACACAACACCAGACGCCACCACACGAACCGGGGGTCAAAGTCCAAGAACTGTGCAGACTACTTGACCCGTACAACGGTCTCCTCGCAAAGGTACAGCGagccaacaacaacaaccacatCGATCGCGAACCTTGA